The Falco cherrug isolate bFalChe1 chromosome 18, bFalChe1.pri, whole genome shotgun sequence sequence TTTGGGGGTGTTCCTGTCCCCATAGTGGATCTTCCAGGGCTGCCCCTGTCCCCAGAAAGTGTCACCtggggggtgtccctgtgcCCAGGAGGGTGCTCCaggggtgtccctgtccccagaaAGTGTCGCCTGGGGGTGTCCCTGTGCCCAGGAGGGTGCTCCaggggtgtccctgtccccagaaAGTGTCACCTGGGGGTGTCCCTGTGCCCAGGAGGGTGCTCCaggggtgtccctgtccccagaaAGTGTCGCCTGGGGGTGTCCCTGTGCCCAGGAGGGTGCTCCaggggtgtccctgtccccagaaAGTGTCACCTGGGGGTGTCCCTGTGCCCAGGAGGGTGCTCCaggggtgtccctgtccccagaaAGTGTCACCTGGGGGTGTCCCTGTGCCCAGGGGGGTGCTCCAggggtgtccccatccccagaaAGTGTCACCTGGGGTGTCCCTGTGCCCAGGAGGGTGCTCCaggggtgtccctgtccccagaagGGGTCATCTTCGGGGTCTGCCTGCATCTGGGGCCAGTCTGCGTGCGGGGGAAGTGAACTGGGGAGGGGATTGGGACCCCCACCCACTCCTGTGCCCTGCAGGAACTGTCTGGCTTCACCCTGGACCAAGTGGCTTTTGAGGACGGCAAAGGGAAGTGTCCGTATGACCCCACCAAGGGACACACCGGCCTCATCGTGGGTAGGTGGCACTGCCAGGCACACGCCGGGGTCGGGGGGTGCCCACcgtgcccccctgcccccaactCCCTTAAACCCCTGCTTTGCAGACGGGGAGCTGTACTCGGCCACCTTCAACAACTTTCTGGGCACGGAGCCTGTCATCCTCCGCAACCTGGGCCCCCACTACTCCATGAAGACGGAGTATCTCACCTCCTGGCTGAACGGTAGGCTCGGGGCGACgcagcggggggcggcgggggcaccccctgcccccggcaTGGCCTTACCCTCCCttttctgccccccccccttctccacAGAGCCCCACTTTGTGGCTTCGGCTTACGTGCAGGAGAGCACGGCCAGCAGCACCGGGGACGACGACAAGGTTTACTTCTTCTTCAGCGAGCGGGCGGTAGAGTACGACTGCTACGCCGAGCAGGTGGTGGCCCGCGTGGCGCGGGTCTGCAAGGTacgggggggggaaggggacaCGGCATGGTGGGGCTGCCGTCCCGGCGGGGTTTCGCTCCACCGGTGAGCGCGGTGGCCTTGTCCTGACGGCGGTTGGGTACCCAGGGGGACGTCGGTGGGGCGCGTACGCTGCAGAAGAAGTGGACAACCTTCCTGAAGGCTCGCTTGGTGTGCTCGGCGcctgagcagcagctccacTTCAACCGCCTCCAGGCTGTCTTCACCCTGCCGGGGGCCGACTGGCAGGACACCACTTTTTTCGGCGTCTTCCAGGCCCGCTGGTGAGCACGTGGGGACGCGGCAGCGCCGGGGTTTCCTTGTCACCGGTGGCTTCTCTTAAAATCCTGCCCTGTCCCTTGCAGGGGGGATGTGGATGTTTCAGCTATTTGCCGCTACCACATCCTGGAGGTGAAGAAGGCGTTCGAAGGGCCCTACAAGGAATACCGGGAGCAGGCGCAGAAGTGGGGCCGGTACTCGGATGAGGTGCCGAGCCCCCGTCCCGGTGCGGTGAGTGCCGGTACCGGGAGTaggaggggagaagagggtGCGGGATCCGGTCCGCGCGCCTGACGGTGCCCTTCATCCCCAGTGCATCACCAACTGGCACCGCCAGAACGGCTTCGCCAGCTCCCTGGAGCTGCCCGACAACACCCTCAACTTCGCCAAGAAGCACCCGCTGATGGATGAGCCCATCCTGCCGCAGCGCGGCCCGCCCGCTGCTCCTCAAGAAAGACGCCAACTTCACCCAGCTGGTGGTGGACCGAGTGGCCGGGCTGGATGGCACCATCTACGAGGTGCTTTTCATCGGCACAGGTACCCGCCGGCACCGCGgggggaagctggggaggggaccGCAGAGGTGTCCCCCTGGTGTGGGGACGTCCCTGAGCGCCTGCCGCGCCCCGCAGGTGACGGTTGGGTGCACAAGGCGCTGAACCTGGGCGCTCGCATCCATctggtggaggagctgcaggtttTCCAGCCGGCGCAGCCCGTGGAGAGCCTGGTCCTGGCCAGCCGGAAGGTGAGCGGTGTCACGGCGAAGGGGCTGGCACCCGGGGGGGTGGGTGTCACCTCACCGTGTCACCTtgccccttctccctgccctcgCAGAAGCTGCTCTTCGCCGGCTCCCGTTTCCAGGTGGCCCAGTTGCCCCTGGCTGACTGCGGCCGCTACCAGTCGTGCACGGACTGCGTCCTCGCCCGGGATCCCTACTGCGCCTGGAGCCGCAACGCCAGCCTTTGCGTCCGCACCGACGGCCTCAACGGGTAAGGGGGTTccctgggggcgggggggacacaCCCCACCATGGTACGGGGCCCCCCCtcacctccaccaccacctcccgCAGCTCCCAGCTGGTCCAGGACGTGCTGAGCTCCGACACCCGCGCCTGCACCCTGCCGCAGGTGGCCAAGCAAGGtgagacccccccccccagcaccatggggagctgggagagggggaCACATGGGTGCCCCCCGCTTCGCGCTCCCCCCTCCACTGACTCGCCCCCCCTCCCGCAGGGCCCATCACCCCTAAAAACGTGACGGTGGTGGCAGGCACCGACCTGGTGCTGACGTGCCGTTTGGGCTCCAACCTGGCGCAGGCGCTGTGGACCTTCGAGGGGCAGGCGCTGGCGGCCGAGCAGGCGCTGGTGCTGCACGACGCCCGGCTGCGTGCCCTGGTGGTGCCGGGAGCCGGGGCGCAGCACAGTGGCACGTACCGCTGCTTTTCGGAGGAGCAGGGCGCCCGCTTGGGGGGCGAGGTGTACCGGGTGGCGGTGCTGGCCGGTCCCGGGGTGCCGCTGGAGACGCGGGCGCCGCTGGagagcctggggctggtgtgggtGGTGGCGGTGTGCCTGGGCGCCCTgtgcctggtgctggtgctggtggtgttCTCGCTTTGGCGGCGGCTGCGGGAAGAGCTGGGCAAAGGCACCAAAGCCATCGAGAGCACCCTGGTGTACCCCATCGAGCTGCCCAaggagccccccagcccccacttCGTGCCCAGCGCCGCCTCCGACTCGGATGAGAAGCTCTGGGACCCGGCCAGCTACTACTACTCGGACGGTTCGCTTAAAATCGTGCCGGGTCACGCCGCCTGCCGCAACGGGGGCCCTCCCGGTGCCGCCTCGCCGCCCACCGCCATCCCGGGGCAGCCCCTCCACTCGCCCACCCGCATCCACCTGGGTCCCCTGCGCGGTTCCTCCTCCAACGGCTACATCCGCCTGGCGCTGGGTGCCGAGGAGCGGCCGCCCTGCGCCGATTTGGCCGAGGAGCTGCGGCGCAAACTGCAGCAGCGCCAGCCCCTGCCCGACTCCAACCCCGAGGAATCGTCGGTGTGAGCCGCCGGTGGGCGGCATCCCCGCCGCCGAGCAGCCGTACCTACCTCAGGGCCTGGCCTGGTACCCGCCGCGGGGACCCCGGGGCCACCACTTGCCATGAGGACCACCGCCTTGGCACCAGCGCCCGCcttggggctgcagggtgggcacCGGCACCCGCCGCGGGGACCCTGGTGCCACCACTCGCCATGAGGACCAGCGCCTTGGCACCAGCGCCCGCCACGGGGACCCTGGTGCCACCACTCGCTGTGGGGACCACCGCCTTGGCACCAGCACCCGCcttggggctgcagggtgggcacTGGCGCCCATCGCGGGGATGCTGGTGCCAACACCCATCTCGGCGGACTGCTGCAAACGGCACCCATCGTGGCGATGGGGCTGCCACCCCAGTGCCGGTTGCCACTTTGGGGACAGGACTGTCACCCCAGTGCCGGTTCCCACTTTGGGGACAGGACTGCCACCCGGTTTGGGGATTGCCACCCCGGCACCCGCCTTGGGGTGACATGTTTGGGGTGCCGGAGCTGCTCTTGGTCACCACATCCGCCTTTGGTACCATGTCCCAGCCAAGGGACCCACCTCGGGGGCTGCCACCCGCCTTGGGGACCACCCCCGCCCTGGGCACCACCGAGCCCCCCCAGGCACCGCGTCCTGGCCTGGGTAGTGGCCACAGGATGTTTTTTTGAGATGATTTAAGAACCGAtcgggtttttttcttcctgagaacTTTTCTAAtgccccctcaccccccctGCCGCCCCAGGGCTTCATACCCCCTTGGCCCTGGCTGTaaataccccccccccccccatcccccgcctgctgcccccctgcaCGCTGCCCACCTGGGCCCCTTTTGTATACCCCCCCAGTGTAATTTATTtgttactgaaatatatttatttgctgtaaatatgtgagtatttttatattaataataaaaaggagtaaaaaaaaaaaaaattaaaaaatttatattttgcaaGCGAAGCCCGCGGGGGCCGTGGCCGATGCTGGGGGGGGTGCTGGGCCCCCCCCTGGTGCTGAGCTCATGGAAAAAGGCTGCGCTCGGGGCTATAAAAGGGCATCGTGGTGCCGTtcccaggggtgggggggccccagcccccccgggccgAGGCTGCTGCGGCCTGGCCCCATGCCCGGCACCCCCCCAGCTGCCGGGGGTCAGCGCGGGGCAGGCGGGGGTCCCCCGGGGGACCGTGCCGGGAAGCCGGGCGGATGCGGCACCCGGGGTCCCACCGGGGCCGTGGGAGCGGGGCTGTGGGGGCGTGGgaaggggagcggggggggccccgggggggctgggacCCCTAAGGCATGGGGTGAGCCCCGGCCGCCATGGCAGGGGGTGAGCCCCAGGCTCCCCCTAACATCAGGGGTGGATCCCTTGGGCCCCCGTAGCAGGGGGTGATCCCCATAGGTGGGGTTGATCCCTGGGCCCCCCCATAGCCCAGGGTGATCCCTGCGCCCTATAGAAGGGGGTGATCACTGGTGATCCCCATGGCTGGGAGTgatccccagcaccctgccccccATAGCAGGGGGTGATCCCCATAGCAGGGGTTGATCCCTAGTGATCTCCATGGCTGGGGGTGATCCCCAGGCCCCCTCCCATAGCAGGGGGTGATCCCCATAGCAGGGGTTGATCCTTGGTGATCTCCATGGCTGGGGGTGATCCACAGGCCCCCTCCCATAGCAGGGGTTGACCCTTGGTGATCCCCACAGCTGTGGCCGATCCCCACGGCGGGGTCAGTGCTGATCCCCACATCAGGGCCAGTCGCCGGTCCCCACCGCTGGGTCTGATCCCCACGGCTGGGGTGGATCCCCACGGCTGGGTCGGGGCCGATCCCCGATCCCCAGGCGGGCCCGATCCCCAGGCGGGCCCAGcgctggggcaggagggtgccCCCTGGCGGTGGCGTCGGGGCTCTGCGGGAGGAGCCACATGCGCACTAGCGCTCAGGGGAGCGGCTCCCCTCGGCTCTCTTCGGCTCTTCCCGGCTCCCCTCGGCTCTCTTCGGCTCTTCCCGGCTCCCCTCGGCTCTCTTCGGCCCTTCCCGGCTCCCCtcggcccggcccagcccgggCGATGGCGGCGGGCCGCCGTTCGCCGCCCGGTGGCTGCTGCCCGTCGCGGGTGGCGGTGCCCAGCGTGCACCAGAGCCTGCCCGAGATGGACTTCGAGCGGGGTcggggggcaccggggcagGGGTGTGGGTACGGGcgggggagagagaggggtccaggcggggctgggggcgctcCGGGCAGGCGGCCAGGCGGGGCTGGGCGTCCGTCCCTGCCTGACGCGGCCCCCCCTGCCCGCAGGGATCTGGTCGGCGGCGCGGGACGGGGACGAGCGGCGGGTgcgggagctgctggagcggcGGGGGGAGCCCAGCCAGCCCGACCTGGCGGGGTACACGGCGCTGGTACGTGGGGCActgggggacacgggggggcCGCAGCCCGAcgccccctgcccacccccccgTCTGCCCCCCAGCACTACGCCAGCCGCAACGGGCACCTGGGggtctgccagctgctgctgcagcacggtGCCCGCTGCAACGCCCGCACGCCCGGCGGTGCCACCCCCCTGCACCGCGCCAGCTACTGCGGCCACCTGGCCATCGCCCGGCTGCTGCTGAACCACGGCGCCGATGCCACCGCCGCCGACGAGGACGGCCGCACCAGCCTGCACAAGGTGGGTGGCGGGGCCCGGGTGCCCCCCAGCCGCGTGCCGGGGGGCCGGTGGTGACAGAGGCGTTGCCCGCAGGCGGCTGAACAAGGACACCGGGAGCTCTGCGCCCTGCTGCTACGGCACAGCCCGGCGCTGGCCGGCATCCGCGATGCCAAGGGCCGGCGGCCCCACGACGTGGCCCACCCGGCGGTGGAGGACCTGCTGGCTACCTGAGGGGGACACGGTGGGGCCGGGAGAGCTGGAGCCACCGTGCCATGGGACACGTCTGATGGATAAACCAAGCCCCTGGTACCAAACGCCGTCTCTGCCTCTCTGTGCCCGCTGCGCCGTGGGTCACCCCTCGGCAGGGCCTGGCAGCAGGGGGGGGGCTACAGCACCGTTGTTTGGCTGCCCGGAGGGAGGCGCAGCCCTGCACCCTTCCACTGCCTtttatttccacaaaaaaaccccactaagaacatggaaaataatattttgttgaaCAAGAAAACGCTACAGGGCTCACGCTACAGCCACCGGCTCCCACCCTGGCATGCCGAGGTGGCAGAAGGGCTTCGGCCCTGGCTCTCTGCTTCCCCGCGGGACGGTTTGGTGTCACCTGTGGTGGAGGAAGCAGCAGGCGCAAGCTGGCGGTGCCTGCGCTGGTGCAGCGGTTAGTCTCCGTGCCAGGGGGGCACCCTGCATCGGGCACCCCAGTAGCTGCTCTGCCATGCCATGCCACCAGCCGGCCTCAGCCGCTCACTGCTGAGAGGAACCGGAGATGGAGGTGGCCCCACCAGGACCCCCCAGCCATACCCAGGGCATGGTTCACAGTTGGGCATGGCTATCGCGGCAGGCTCCCTACCTGCCCTGGTGTTCTGGTGGCTCAGGAGTGCCATCTTGCTGCTGGTGACAATTTTTGGGTCGACGCTGTTGGGTGATAGCTTGACTCGGGGTCCTGGAGGCTGCGAGGGCACCAAGATACCGCGGCCGCATCACCTGGGCAGAGAGCAGGTCAGTGCCACAGGGCACAGCCACGGTCTGGCAGTGGTGCTGGGGATGGTGGGAGACCTGCAGGCAGCTCGGCACAGGGCATGGTGCTCCCAAAAGGCTGGGtgaggcaggggcaggctgccagcaggaCCCCAGGGGATGGGTCCTGCCCCTACCTTCACCAGCTGCAGGTTGGTGTGCACCCACACGCCGTAGTCGGGGCAGTAGGAGGAGCAGCTCCCACAGTCAGTGCAGCCCAGCCGCCGATGCCAGGGATGGGTGCACCACAGACGGCATCAGAGAGCCATAACCTGCCAAAGAGCATCTCCCTTTGCATCCCCAAAACCAGCAGAGTGGGTCCAGCGCTGGCCCAGGGGCaagcccagtgctgctggctgttcTCACCTGCGGGTAGCGGTGCCAGAGCGCAGACACCGTCGTAGAAGAAGGCTCCATTTTCAAACTTCATCTCCACGTGGCCCTGTggagagcaggcagctgagggCAAGCAGAAGAGGGCACTGCCTGTAGCCTGAGCAGCCCAGGAGGCCCTGTGGCGCTGGCAGCCACCTCTGTATGTGCCCTGATGGGTGGAGAGagcacccagtgctgcacagACACATGGCTCTGGGTGGAGGGGACACCCACGGGGCTGATTGACCATGGGTCAGCCTGGACCCCTGCACAACCAGTGCCACCCCTGTGCCAGCAGTGCCGTGCCTGCAGGATGAGGATGAAACGGTTGAGGAGATGGTGGTGGTGCTATGGGCAGTGCTCTGGAGCGGAGCATTGAGAATTGTTCTTCAACGTCGGCTCCTGAATGCCACCGGGATGGCTCAGCGGGGCCTTCCTGGCAACACGGGCTGGGCTGAAGAGCTCCAGCTCTGTGGGAAGAGCAGCCAGGTGCCACCAAACAACACCCCACCGCCATGCCCAGCGACCTGCAGGCAGGGCCAAGGCAGCACTCACCTCATGCCAGGAAGAAggtcagcaggagctgcagggcgAACTTCCCCACGGCGGTGCCTTCCTCACCAGGGAgaaactcccccccccccgcccccgcagccTGGGCCTGGCAGGGTCCGGCTGCCGGTGCGTCCGGATCCCCCGGGCCTGGCAGGGTCCGGCTGCCGGTGCGTCCGGATCCCCCGGCAGTGGCGGGGGGGTGGCCCCAGCAACGCTCACGCCTCCCGAACTCCTCGAGGACGGCGTTGATCATGGTGCGGTCGGAGCCGACGAGGCGGGGTTGCCCCCAGAAGCAGGTGAGGGGGATGCGGTCCCCGAGGCCTCACCGACGCCCGAGGGGCACCGCTACCAGGCTGGGGCATTCGCCCCCGTAGGCGGGCACCCGGGCCCACAATGGCGGCCACGGTGAGCCCAGCGCGGCGCCGGCCTCCAGCGGGAAGCGCTACTCCAGCGGCCGCAGCAGCTCCCGGCCCTGCTTCCTGCGCCGCCCCCGGTAGAGACTGACCCGCGGCTGCTCCCGCCCAGCGCCGTGCCCGCCCACCTTCCTCCCGAAGAGCCAATCAGCGGCCGCCTCTCCCCTTCGTCGCCGCGCCTCCCCGCAGCCACCTCCGCCCCGCAGCCAATCGCTGCGCAAGGCGGGACCCGCCCCGCCGTTCTTCCTCCTGACGGCCAATCGCCGGCCGCCCTCCCTCACGCAGTGCGACCAATCACAGCCCGCTATGCCATCCGGGGGCGGTGTCTCGCCGCCCCGCTGTAAACAACACCGGGCAAGGATTTAAAGGGGCCGCGTCCCCCAGCGGCGGCGTCTCCTGGACTCTCCCCCCCGGGTAACCGGGACGTGCCCTCCGCAGTCCCCCCAGAGAAGCACGGACGACACCGAcatacagatatatatttttattacccAAATggcacccctcaccccccaaaaTCCTATCAAATAAAATTCCACAGTCGGTTTCCACAAccgggagggggcggcgggtgTGAGGGGGCCACAACCGGGAGGGGGaggcccggccccccccgcaccccctgGGCCCAGCCTCCCCCAAATATACAAATCAAACCTGATGCGGAAAATAAATACGAATTCcagagggggtggggggtgggggaggggttTGCATAGAGGAAGAGTTAATTAAAAAACGGGCTTTTTTGTCttggtttattattattattattaattattattattatttctactATCTCCCCGCGGAAGGATCTAGGACCTGATCGTCAAGACAtgattaacaaaaataattaacctTCTCCCAATAACTTACAGTTCACCCAGGGaactttgtgctttttttttggggtgggggttgggggggggtttctcccctccccccgccaccGCCCGGGCACGAAGCTCCGGCaaccggggctggggggtccgGCCAGTGCTCACCGGGGGTCCCCTGGCCTGCCCCAAGGGGTCAGGGGTCCCCTGGTGCTGGGGGTCCCCCTTACACTGGGGGTCCCTCGATGCTGGGGGGGTTCCCTGATGCTGGGGCTCCCCCGGTGCTGGGGGTCCCCCTGACACTGGGGAGTCCCCTTGACCCTGGGGGGTCCCCcgatgctgggggtggggggacgaCGCACGGCGCTGGCCCCCTCCTGCCTGTACAACTTTGGTCACTAGCTTTGTGTCACCCCAAAAAGCTGGATCCCgcagcccaccccccaccccacccggCACGGACACCCTGAGACACCCCCCCGGCACGGGGGGAAGGCACCGAAACCGGGAGGGGGCTGGGTGGGGATGCTGCCCCTCACCATCCTCAGCCCACTCGTGATGCTGGTgggtggcagaggggctggggggggtggggggatcccccaggctggcagaggggcTCGGCCATCCGGAGCCACCGCCGCGCATCCCCCGGTGCCCCCGTGCCAGCGGGAAAGGGGAACGGGCACGGCCAAGGGGTGCTCCATCGCTCCTGGTTTATCCATTAGGAACGAGACGCCGCCGTCACGCCGCAGCCCGGGTACCCCCATCCACCATCACCCACCCCGGAGAGGCTCCCCATcccgggggggctgcggtggAGCCCCCCACGACGCGGCAGACGAGACCTGAAGCTCCCTGAGCTGAACGAGcgccggggcggccggcggAGCCTTGTGCCGTCGCCACCGTCATCcgttgaaattaatttaaaaaatcagccagtttggaaagcagcagcagcagcaacaaatcCCGGCTCCGCTTCCCTCCAGCTCAACCGGGCTTCTCCGGTGACCGCGGCACCCGGCACGGCATCACCGAGGAGATGCCAAAACGTTTCCTAccaggaggggggaaaaaaaaataagtccCAAATCCGGGCACGCCAGGTCCTTCCCGGCGCGTGCCGGGGTCAGATGGAATTTTCCAGGGGACTGTGGTTGCTCCGGCGGCTCAGGCAGTTCCTCTCGTTCAGGAGACTGGTGGTCTCATCGGCGGTGGCGGAGGGCTCCGGTTTCTCCGGTAAACCCGGATCTGGTTTGGGAGCGTTGCTGTCGGGGGACTGGGGACAACTGTCCATACGGGAAGCCGTCAAGCCGTTCTGGTATTCCTGCCGCGTGATCTGTGCCggggtgggggaaaaataatcaggGATGGGGTGAGGAGAGGTGCCGGATCCCACTGCCGGATCCCACTGCCGGATCCCACTGCCGGCGTCGCCATCCCGGTGCCGGTACCTCACCTTGACAAACTGGAGGTCGGTGAGGGCGCGGACGCTGAAGTCGGCCACGTACTGGGCGCCGGTGCCGGCGTTGAGCTGGTTGTTGCTGCCGCTGACGGGGGAGGACACGGAGTCGGAGCGCTCGTGGTAGCTGAGGGAGGCCGAGCGGTTCAGGCCGCTGACGTGGGACGGGGAGCGGATCTCTGTGGGGACGGGAGGGATGGGGTGAGCCGCGCCGCAGACCCCCGACCCCCCGGCAGGGTGCTGTGCGGTGCTGGGGTGaagcctggcagctctgcctgctggcgGCGGGGTGCTGAGCCCCCGGGGATGCCGGCCCTGGCTCCGGCACGTGGAGAGCCCCATCCCACAGGCTCCGGGGCCGCGGAGCCTCGCGGTGACGGAGCGACGGGACgtgcagccaccccagcacagccctgtgtCACCATGGCCGAGCTGGATTTGATCCCTGCCCGACGCCTGCCGACTGGCCACCGACCACGGCTACTAGCCCAGAGCCTGGCCAGGTGCCACCCAGgggccagtcccagcccagggACACCGACTCCCTGCGCGGGGTGAGGGACCAGGTGGGGTTACGGGGACAAGGAGGACCCGGTGACGTGCTCGGAAAGCCGGGGTGACACAGGGaccacatgcagcagcagcGAGCATGGCACCTCGTCACCGGCCAGGCGCCGCGGGGACAGCCACCACCCCGGGCTGCCCAGCCACCGCTGTCCCCTCACTCCTCCGCCGCTGGCATGGCAAAGGCAACCGGGAGAAAGGAGGGTGGTTACGGGGTGTGCGGGACCCCGCCGGCACCGCGAGCGGGGCTGGGTGACACCAAGGGGGGGAACCAGgacagcccccccaccccccaccccgcctccCCGGCACGTGGAACTGGACGAGATGGCGAGTAGTGGGTGACAAAATACCCGGTGTGGCATTAATGGGGTGGGGACACCCACCGCGGCGGGTGACCGTGGTGGCAGCGGGGTTTGGCACGCCATGCAGCCGCACCGTTTACCTGTCAACCGGGCAAATAACGCCCCTCGCTTTGTGGCCGGGCgccggggctgggccgggggggggctAGGGCAGAGAGACGGACAACACAACACATGCAGGTCAAGAGAAGCCTGGGGGCAAAggtgggagggggctgtggggacctcTGCCCCTCTCCGTGCCCGCGGCCGGGCACTGGTGACCCCCCCGGTGCCAAGTTGAACCGTGACGGTGTCTGGCTGAGCCTGGCAGTGCCGGGGGGCAACCCAACATGGGGGTGGCAGATTGTCAGCCATGGCCCCCCTCCACCGGCTGCCAGGCAGGCTCAGGAGccacacagccccccccccccctacccccccagGATGGCTCTGGGGCCACCGGTGCGAGCTGGGGAGCCTCCAGCATCTCCTAATCCCACCGGCAGCTCTAAACCGGTGCCCACGCCGGCACCCAGGTGCTCAGGGGGTGCTTACCAGATACAGGAGAGGGGTTGAGGGCCATCACCCCGTAATAGGAGAAAGCTCCGGCTTCAAACTTCATGCATTCCTTGCCGGCCTCCACCTCCACCTTGCCCTGCAAGGTGATGAGACACGATATTGGATCCTTAAGCCACATCCCGCAGCGCTGGGCTGGATGAGACCCTCGCCATCGCAGCCCTCCCGGGGCGATGGTTCACCCAAGGGACCCCCACGTGCGTGGCTGGGGACGTCACCCCACGCCCGGTACCTGCAGGATGAGGATGAAGTAGTCGGCTGCCTTGTTCTTGCAGTAAAGGAAGTGGCGGGGGGATTTCTTGTTCTCCTCATCAAACTTTAGCTCCTGGATGACATCGGAATATTTCAGGAGCCGCAGAAGGATCTTCTCCGAGATGAAGTTGGGGGTGAAGAGCGTCACCTCTGAGAGCGAGAGGGGAAGGGGGTTCAGAGCCGCAGTCCCTGTCCCTCGCTCGTCCCTCCAGATGAAGGTGCGTCCCCCTGTCCCTCAGGATGGACCTCCCTGGGGCAGAAGCCCACCGGTCCAGCCCAAACACCAGCTCCAGGTCCCCAGCAAGGCCAGCTCCAGCCTTGAGGACACGTGCCAAGCGGGGAACAGGACCATCCTGGAGGGACAGGGACCTGCTGAGCATCAGAGACAGGGCTGGCATCCCTGAGCCTCGTCCCTTCTCATTTTGGGGGGAGATGGCGGGGAGGAGAGTGGGACAAGACGCAAGCACCCCAGAATTTCTGGCTGAAGCGATTCTTTCTTGGCAGGGGGATGGGACACAGCAGCCCACCGAGCACAACCGGCTCAGCGCCGGGGAGCCGTCAGCACCGGTGCTCCGCAGCCGGACTGAGCCGAGGGGTGCCCTGAGCCATAGGGGGgctttgccccccccccccccaaacccccagctTACCCGTGGAGAGGAAGCGGTGagcggccagcagcagctgcgggGACACCTTCACCTTCAGCTCGTTGACGGGGTCCTTGAAGGCCGAGAAGTCCCGCTTGTTCTTCTGGTTGCCCACCCGCTTCCTGCTGCGGTTGTcggctgtggggagcagggtgTCACGGGGGGACCGGGGTGtcgggggggaggggcagggtgTCGTGGGGGCAGAGtgtcgggggggtgggggcagggggaacaaGGTGtcg is a genomic window containing:
- the SEMA4C gene encoding LOW QUALITY PROTEIN: semaphorin-4C (The sequence of the model RefSeq protein was modified relative to this genomic sequence to represent the inferred CDS: deleted 2 bases in 2 codons) — its product is MAPRRLLALASLLPSPPAATTPGSSWSAVPRKTVPYAELKDAAKRFSQGGVSHYLTLTLDEAEALLYVGAREAIFALATGTVELKAAISWEAPVDKKAECIQKGKNNQTDCFNYVRFLQSYNSSHLYACGTYAFQPKCTYIELSGFTLDQVAFEDGKGKCPYDPTKGHTGLIVDGELYSATFNNFLGTEPVILRNLGPHYSMKTEYLTSWLNEPHFVASAYVQESTASSTGDDDKVYFFFSERAVEYDCYAEQVVARVARVCKGDVGGARTLQKKWTTFLKARLVCSAPEQQLHFNRLQAVFTLPGADWQDTTFFGVFQARWGDVDVSAICRYHILEVKKAFEGPYKEYREQAQKWGRYSDEVPSPRPGACITNWHRQNGFASSLELPDNTLNFAKKHPLMDEPILPQRGRPLLLKKDANFTQLVVDRVAGLDGTIYEVLFIGTGDGWVHKALNLGARIHLVEELQVFQPAQPVESLVLASRKKLLFAGSRFQVAQLPLADCGRYQSCTDCVLARDPYCAWSRNASLCVRTDGLNGSQLVQDVLSSDTRACTLPQVAKQGPITPKNVTVVAGTDLVLTCRLGSNLAQALWTFEGQALAAEQALVLHDARLRALVVPGAGAQHSGTYRCFSEEQGARLGGEVYRVAVLAGPGVPLETRAPLESLGLVWVVAVCLGALCLVLVLVVFSLWRRLREELGKGTKAIESTLVYPIELPKEPPSPHFVPSAASDSDEKLWDPASYYYSDGSLKIVPGHAACRNGGPPGAASPPTAIPGQPLHSPTRIHLGPLRGSSSNGYIRLALGAEERPPCADLAEELRRKLQQRQPLPDSNPEESSV
- the ANKRD39 gene encoding ankyrin repeat domain-containing protein 39 encodes the protein MRTSAQGSGSPRLSSALPGSPRLSSALPGSPRLSSALPGSPRPGPARAMAAGRRSPPGGCCPSRVAVPSVHQSLPEMDFERGIWSAARDGDERRVRELLERRGEPSQPDLAGYTALHYASRNGHLGVCQLLLQHGARCNARTPGGATPLHRASYCGHLAIARLLLNHGADATAADEDGRTSLHKAAEQGHRELCALLLRHSPALAGIRDAKGRRPHDVAHPAVEDLLAT